In one window of bacterium DNA:
- a CDS encoding DUF1801 domain-containing protein → MKRLLRFPSSIKRDPAIEVWMQEHSGELGAIAQRWFEVMRNCGDDVRELLHDGHPTACVGDAAFAYVNAFKAHVNVGFFRGAEIADPEGLLEGTGKFMRHVKLRPEREFDATALMKLIETAYTDIKACLKTE, encoded by the coding sequence ATGAAGCGACTTCTGCGGTTCCCCAGTTCGATCAAGCGCGATCCAGCTATCGAGGTCTGGATGCAAGAGCATTCGGGTGAATTGGGGGCGATCGCGCAGCGCTGGTTTGAGGTCATGCGCAACTGCGGAGACGATGTTCGGGAGTTATTGCATGATGGCCATCCGACAGCGTGTGTAGGTGATGCGGCATTCGCTTATGTCAATGCCTTCAAAGCTCACGTCAATGTCGGGTTCTTTCGTGGCGCCGAGATTGCTGATCCGGAGGGCCTGTTGGAAGGCACTGGCAAGTTCATGCGTCATGTGAAACTCAGGCCCGAACGTGAGTTCGATGCCACAGCTCTAATGAAGCTAATCGAAACTGCATACACTGATATTAAGGCGTGCTTAAAGACGGAGTAG
- a CDS encoding GTP-binding protein: MLQKKICMLGAFAVGKTSLVARYVKSIFSEKYLTTVGVKIDKKEILFGSLEVNLILWDLAGEDEFVQLQTSYLKGSAGYILVVDGTRSDTLLKAFTLQRKAEEATGKIPFVLVVNKLDLQSHWEIDETALRGPRDQGWLIQYASAKTGEGVEELFKLLTARIMEK, encoded by the coding sequence ATGTTGCAGAAAAAGATTTGCATGCTTGGTGCTTTTGCCGTCGGCAAAACAAGCCTGGTTGCGCGCTACGTAAAAAGTATTTTTTCCGAGAAGTATCTGACAACAGTCGGCGTAAAAATCGACAAAAAGGAAATCTTGTTTGGTTCCCTGGAAGTGAATCTGATTTTGTGGGATCTGGCCGGCGAAGATGAATTTGTTCAGCTTCAGACTTCCTACTTGAAGGGCTCTGCCGGCTACATCCTCGTAGTTGACGGCACCAGAAGCGATACGCTTTTGAAAGCATTTACACTTCAGCGTAAAGCGGAAGAGGCCACCGGTAAAATTCCTTTCGTTCTTGTGGTGAATAAACTGGATCTTCAAAGTCACTGGGAGATCGATGAAACCGCCCTGCGAGGCCCCAGAGATCAAGGTTGGCTCATCCAGTACGCAAGTGCAAAAACCGGCGAAGGTGTGGAAGAGTTGTTCAAGCTTTTAACCGCCCGCATCATGGAAAAATGA